From Pseudoalteromonas viridis, the proteins below share one genomic window:
- a CDS encoding tRNA-(ms[2]io[6]A)-hydroxylase, whose amino-acid sequence MFELKFHTPFDWTHKVMADFDTFLQDHAAAEKKASGMAMSMLSHYPDRIKLVKAMADLAIEEMIHFKQVLKILTDRNVTLGNDKADPYIKKMRALFRQGSDEFLIDRLLVAAVIEARGHERFSLVAEALPEGKEKDFYVTIAKSEEKHKNLFVELGYEYFDKAVIDTRLEEILIAEAEICESIPFTAALH is encoded by the coding sequence ATGTTTGAATTAAAATTCCACACGCCATTCGACTGGACTCATAAAGTCATGGCCGACTTTGATACCTTTTTACAGGATCACGCAGCCGCTGAGAAAAAAGCCTCTGGCATGGCCATGTCTATGTTAAGCCATTACCCGGATCGCATCAAACTGGTAAAAGCGATGGCCGATCTGGCCATCGAAGAGATGATCCATTTTAAGCAAGTGCTTAAGATATTGACCGACCGTAACGTGACTTTAGGCAATGACAAGGCAGACCCGTACATTAAAAAAATGCGCGCCTTATTTCGCCAGGGCTCAGATGAGTTTTTAATCGACCGCCTGTTGGTGGCAGCCGTGATTGAAGCTCGCGGCCATGAACGCTTTTCACTGGTCGCTGAAGCTTTACCCGAAGGCAAAGAGAAAGATTTCTATGTGACCATTGCCAAATCGGAAGAAAAGCATAAAAACCTGTTTGTTGAACTAGGTTACGAGTATTTTGACAAGGCCGTGATCGACACACGACTGGAAGAAATACTGATAGCAGAAGCTGAGATTTGCGAAAGCATTCCATTTACCGCTGCACTGCATTAA
- a CDS encoding sulfotransferase — translation MEKIFIAGLPRTGTTSVCAAFLEFGCKTAHTAYTREALSQAQVIADTPVFNDYEQLAALYPNSRFIYLDRAMESWVPSIRRLLTRMLPRLETQQGGFNDTLKRCYYDTFANLSADNIACDHYLTDIYRQHRKKLLCFLDAHQIEYLILDVSHPHSLQQLSDFMGIDTNLTKQMPNLNQGGKVTAWKQIEHPLKVESTRHGKADRDSLLYSEQ, via the coding sequence ATGGAAAAAATCTTTATTGCCGGCTTGCCAAGAACCGGTACTACCAGCGTATGTGCTGCATTTCTCGAGTTTGGGTGTAAAACAGCACATACGGCATATACACGTGAAGCGCTATCGCAAGCGCAGGTGATTGCAGACACACCGGTCTTTAATGACTATGAACAGCTCGCCGCTTTATACCCGAACAGCCGCTTTATATATCTGGACAGAGCCATGGAAAGCTGGGTCCCATCAATCAGACGCTTGCTCACCCGCATGCTACCCAGGCTAGAGACTCAGCAGGGCGGATTCAACGACACGCTAAAACGCTGCTACTATGATACTTTTGCCAACTTGAGTGCGGATAATATCGCGTGCGATCACTACCTGACAGATATCTACCGACAGCATCGCAAAAAGTTACTGTGCTTTTTGGACGCGCACCAGATTGAGTACTTGATATTGGATGTATCGCACCCACACAGTCTGCAACAACTGAGCGACTTTATGGGTATAGACACTAACTTAACCAAGCAAATGCCAAACCTTAACCAGGGGGGCAAAGTCACAGCCTGGAAGCAAATTGAGCATCCGCTCAAAGTCGAGTCAACCCGTCATGGCAAGGCAGACAGAGACAGTCTGTTATACAGTGAACAATAA
- a CDS encoding prolyl oligopeptidase family serine peptidase has protein sequence MKQSLTSLAVASALFLAGCQVTQTSNNKSTAYETVPPAVMASSEATGTESITLEQAMAHPDWLGRKPEGAFWSADSQTVLFKQKQVGSKLRDTFSYGEKGLEQIALSNQHQIGADDAVYSRDGKQQAYTFSGNIFVKDITTNQVTQLTRSSQKAEQLQFLTNGQLAYVADNTFYAIDLRSGLTTELAKLITANAPQGVTEPQSYLAKEQHKLIGYVALQHKNAKDAQSRKEALIAQNDTLDENLFYLGKDQRIVETSLSPAGDKLIVAVTKDVPERSAQDIMPNYVTQDGNIDPVKARSRVADNKPIEHTLIFIDLNTKEQHALSYQGLPGFDDDALAEVKSENARAQGKTYTSKKSPRHIALILDWAWDQSAIQWNAQGSEVAVMVEAWDNKDRWIATVDFTNNKLVSQHRLHDKAWVNYTHNDFGWLNHEDTLYYLSEESGYSHLYTKPLKGKATQLTSGKYEVSELTLTKDDSAIYFKANIKHPGVYEIYRVNVQSGEQETLTNLNGMTDYVLSPDESKLLLTHSKIAMPPELFIADAKPGSTAKQITHTVSEAFLSKKLITPKVVAVPSSHTDQPIYAKVYYPADYQEGEQGKTRKAVIFNHGAGYLQNSHMGWSVYFREFMFHSLLASEGYVVMDMDYRASKGYGRDWRTAIYRHMGKPEIEDLADGVNWMVENVNVDRGAVGTYGGSYGGFMTFMALFTQPELFQAGAALRPVTDWAYYNDTYTSNILNRPADDPIAYRRSSPIYFAEGLNKPMLINAPMIDDNVFFQDVVRLVQRLIELEKENYETAIYPVEPHGFVQPSSWLDQYRRIYKLFKENL, from the coding sequence ATGAAACAATCTCTTACTTCTCTTGCCGTGGCATCAGCGTTATTTCTAGCTGGTTGTCAGGTCACTCAAACAAGTAATAATAAATCAACAGCATACGAAACAGTCCCCCCAGCCGTCATGGCCAGCTCTGAAGCGACAGGCACTGAAAGCATCACGCTCGAACAGGCAATGGCTCATCCCGACTGGCTTGGCAGAAAACCGGAAGGCGCTTTTTGGAGCGCCGATAGTCAAACTGTGTTGTTTAAGCAAAAACAAGTGGGAAGTAAACTAAGAGACACTTTCAGTTATGGTGAGAAAGGGCTTGAGCAAATCGCCTTATCGAACCAGCACCAGATAGGTGCAGATGATGCGGTATACTCGCGCGATGGCAAGCAACAGGCCTACACTTTTTCGGGCAACATATTTGTCAAAGATATCACCACCAACCAGGTCACCCAGCTGACACGTTCCAGTCAAAAAGCCGAGCAACTGCAGTTTTTGACCAACGGGCAGCTTGCCTACGTTGCAGACAATACCTTTTATGCCATTGATCTGAGGTCAGGCCTGACTACTGAGCTGGCCAAGCTCATCACGGCAAATGCGCCACAAGGCGTCACTGAGCCACAGAGTTATCTTGCTAAGGAGCAACACAAGCTCATCGGTTATGTTGCACTTCAGCATAAGAATGCCAAAGACGCGCAAAGCCGCAAAGAGGCACTGATAGCGCAGAATGACACGCTCGACGAAAACCTGTTTTACCTGGGCAAAGACCAGCGTATCGTCGAGACCAGCTTATCGCCAGCGGGTGATAAACTCATTGTTGCCGTCACCAAAGACGTGCCTGAGCGAAGCGCGCAAGACATCATGCCCAATTACGTTACGCAGGATGGCAATATTGACCCCGTTAAAGCACGCAGCCGTGTGGCAGACAACAAGCCCATTGAACACACGCTGATATTCATCGATCTGAATACCAAAGAGCAACACGCATTGAGCTACCAAGGCTTGCCTGGTTTTGATGACGATGCGCTGGCCGAGGTAAAAAGTGAAAATGCCCGTGCTCAGGGTAAAACTTACACCAGCAAAAAATCACCACGTCACATTGCGCTGATCCTTGACTGGGCCTGGGATCAATCTGCTATCCAGTGGAACGCACAAGGTTCTGAAGTCGCGGTGATGGTTGAAGCTTGGGACAATAAAGACCGCTGGATTGCAACCGTAGACTTTACTAACAATAAGCTGGTGTCGCAGCATCGCCTGCACGATAAGGCCTGGGTTAACTACACCCACAATGACTTTGGCTGGCTCAACCATGAAGATACGCTGTATTACCTGTCTGAAGAATCTGGCTACAGTCATTTATATACCAAGCCACTGAAAGGTAAGGCGACTCAGCTGACCTCAGGAAAATACGAAGTGTCTGAGCTGACGCTGACCAAAGATGATAGCGCCATCTATTTTAAGGCGAATATAAAGCATCCGGGTGTCTATGAGATATACCGTGTGAATGTGCAATCAGGTGAACAGGAAACGCTGACCAACCTCAATGGTATGACGGACTATGTACTGAGTCCGGATGAAAGCAAACTCTTGCTAACGCACTCAAAAATCGCTATGCCACCGGAGTTGTTTATTGCCGATGCAAAGCCAGGTAGTACAGCCAAACAGATCACCCATACCGTTTCTGAGGCATTCCTAAGCAAAAAGCTCATCACCCCCAAAGTTGTCGCAGTGCCATCCAGTCATACCGACCAACCAATTTATGCCAAGGTTTACTATCCGGCCGATTATCAGGAAGGTGAGCAAGGTAAGACACGCAAAGCGGTGATTTTCAATCATGGTGCGGGCTACTTACAAAACTCACATATGGGTTGGTCCGTTTATTTCCGCGAGTTTATGTTCCATTCTTTGCTCGCCAGTGAAGGCTACGTGGTCATGGATATGGACTATCGCGCATCTAAAGGATATGGACGAGACTGGCGTACTGCCATTTACCGCCACATGGGTAAACCTGAAATTGAAGATTTGGCCGACGGCGTGAACTGGATGGTTGAAAACGTCAACGTCGACAGAGGTGCAGTGGGTACGTATGGCGGATCTTATGGTGGCTTTATGACCTTTATGGCGCTGTTTACTCAGCCTGAACTATTTCAGGCCGGTGCGGCACTCAGACCTGTCACTGACTGGGCGTATTATAACGATACCTACACCTCCAATATCCTGAACCGCCCGGCGGATGATCCCATTGCGTATCGTCGCAGCTCACCCATTTATTTTGCCGAAGGCCTGAACAAACCTATGCTGATCAATGCGCCTATGATTGATGACAATGTGTTTTTCCAAGATGTGGTTCGGCTGGTGCAAAGGTTGATAGAGCTTGAGAAAGAAAATTATGAAACGGCAATTTATCCGGTAGAGCCGCATGGCTTTGTGCAGCCTTCAAGCTGGCTGGATCAATACCGTCGTATTTATAAACTATTCAAAGAAAACCTGTAA
- a CDS encoding YeiH family protein, whose translation MLLERPGLHKALFLFAFLFALSPFASASLALFIGLGFALVLGNPVADLSNTASKWLLKVAVIGLGFNVNIEDVLAVGSSSVVLTIVSITATIGLGEILSQVFRLNRNTGTLISFGTAICGGSAIAAMAPVIKAKQDEIAISLSVVFALNALGLLIFPWLGHYFSLTESQFAIWSALAIHDTSSVVAAAAVYGPTALAMATTIKLTRAMWIVPYAAMAGVFSRSSERASIPLFIVGFIAAATINTWLPEYQGVWSVFYSGAKSVLVASLFLIGSGVSMAMLRQSGWRPFAMATVLWFIVSGVMLLLILDGLIAL comes from the coding sequence ATGTTATTAGAACGACCTGGTCTTCACAAAGCCTTATTTCTGTTTGCCTTCTTATTTGCACTTTCGCCTTTTGCCAGTGCGTCTTTGGCACTATTTATCGGTCTTGGGTTTGCGCTTGTATTAGGAAATCCCGTTGCTGATCTGTCTAATACTGCATCAAAATGGTTACTTAAAGTGGCCGTGATAGGCTTGGGATTTAACGTCAATATCGAAGACGTCCTGGCTGTTGGCAGTAGCTCTGTGGTGTTAACCATTGTTAGTATCACCGCCACAATTGGGCTGGGTGAAATTCTCAGCCAGGTGTTTCGTCTCAACCGCAATACCGGCACGCTCATCTCATTTGGTACCGCGATTTGCGGGGGCAGTGCGATAGCGGCAATGGCGCCTGTGATCAAGGCAAAACAGGATGAAATCGCGATTTCGCTGAGTGTCGTCTTTGCCTTAAATGCACTGGGCCTGCTCATTTTCCCCTGGCTGGGTCATTACTTTTCACTCACTGAAAGTCAATTTGCGATTTGGAGTGCCCTTGCGATTCACGATACCAGCAGTGTTGTCGCAGCGGCTGCGGTATACGGACCAACCGCGTTGGCAATGGCAACCACCATTAAACTCACCCGAGCTATGTGGATAGTGCCTTATGCTGCCATGGCGGGTGTATTCTCGCGCTCTAGTGAAAGAGCCAGTATCCCTTTATTCATTGTAGGTTTTATTGCGGCTGCTACTATCAATACTTGGTTGCCTGAGTATCAGGGTGTCTGGTCTGTATTTTATAGTGGCGCTAAGTCGGTGCTGGTTGCCAGCTTGTTTCTTATCGGCAGCGGTGTATCTATGGCCATGTTGCGTCAAAGCGGTTGGCGACCATTTGCAATGGCAACTGTGCTCTGGTTTATCGTCAGTGGCGTGATGTTGTTACTCATTTTGGACGGCCTGATAGCGCTGTAA
- the ggt gene encoding gamma-glutamyltransferase, with translation MKYRLSLATLALGAALPFTSSALDNNTREVREPEAATGLQLKKEKTAKKYMVVAANAHASKAGQLMLQQGGSAIDAAIAAQLVLTLVEPQSSGIGGGAFILHYDKENEYLTTFDGRETAPKDATPSLFLDKEGKPVRWIEAVVGGRSVGTPGILHALKQAHDKYGKLKWRHLFKPAIELAENGFNVSPRLHMLLEKELNPGLTKLSPAKEYFYPDGKPLETGTLLRNPELAKLYREIAEFGLKGFYEGKNADDIVRAVQKAAIAPGVLSLSDLKNYHSKERAPICTSYHSYRVCSMAPPSSGGIAVLQILKLLEGKKLSQYQPNDPQAIHLFTQASRLAFADRNYYIADPDFVEVPTQGLLNPAYLKQRAKLITDKDNKEVPIGDPSKGTLAYAMDDSYELPSTTHLSIVDADGNAVSMTSSIEMAFGSTVMVNGYLLNNQLTDFSLSPKVGDLWVANRVEAHKRPRSSMSPVMVFNKDDSLKLVVGSPGGSRIINYVAQTIIGVLDWGLSPQQAIDLPRVTNRNQYTTLEKGTEIAKLKPILEAKGHTVRVRDLNSGIHAIEVKDDLLVGGADPRREGAAMGESSE, from the coding sequence ATGAAATATCGCCTATCACTTGCCACACTGGCGCTCGGCGCCGCATTACCATTCACTTCTTCAGCACTAGACAACAACACCAGAGAAGTCAGAGAGCCCGAAGCCGCGACCGGATTGCAGCTAAAAAAAGAGAAGACGGCTAAAAAGTACATGGTGGTTGCTGCCAATGCCCACGCCAGTAAAGCCGGGCAGTTGATGCTACAACAAGGCGGTAGTGCCATCGATGCTGCCATTGCCGCTCAGCTAGTGCTGACCCTGGTTGAGCCTCAATCCTCCGGCATTGGGGGCGGTGCGTTTATTCTGCATTATGATAAAGAAAATGAATACCTCACCACCTTTGATGGTCGTGAAACGGCACCGAAAGACGCAACCCCGTCATTATTTTTAGACAAAGAAGGCAAGCCGGTTCGCTGGATTGAGGCGGTTGTAGGGGGTCGCTCTGTTGGCACACCCGGGATACTTCATGCGCTAAAACAGGCACATGATAAATATGGCAAACTCAAGTGGCGTCATCTGTTTAAGCCTGCAATCGAGCTTGCCGAGAATGGCTTTAATGTGTCACCGCGCCTACATATGCTGTTAGAAAAGGAGCTCAACCCGGGTTTGACCAAGCTATCCCCGGCCAAAGAGTACTTTTATCCTGATGGTAAACCACTCGAAACCGGCACGTTACTGCGTAACCCGGAGCTGGCCAAGCTCTACCGCGAAATCGCCGAATTTGGCCTGAAGGGCTTTTATGAAGGTAAAAATGCCGATGATATAGTGCGCGCAGTGCAAAAAGCCGCCATCGCGCCGGGTGTGTTGTCGTTGTCCGATCTCAAAAATTACCACAGCAAAGAGCGCGCGCCCATTTGTACCAGCTATCACAGCTACCGTGTGTGTTCAATGGCACCGCCCAGCAGTGGCGGGATTGCCGTACTGCAGATCTTAAAACTACTGGAAGGTAAAAAGCTCAGTCAATATCAACCGAATGATCCGCAGGCGATTCATTTATTCACTCAGGCTTCACGCCTGGCATTTGCCGATCGCAACTATTACATTGCCGACCCAGACTTTGTTGAAGTACCCACACAAGGATTACTCAACCCAGCCTATCTGAAACAACGGGCCAAGCTCATCACAGACAAGGACAACAAAGAGGTACCCATTGGCGATCCCAGCAAGGGCACTTTGGCATACGCCATGGACGATAGCTACGAATTACCCTCAACCACGCACCTTTCCATTGTTGATGCCGATGGCAACGCGGTGTCGATGACGTCCTCTATTGAGATGGCTTTTGGCTCAACCGTGATGGTGAACGGCTACCTGCTAAACAATCAGCTTACTGACTTCTCGCTGTCACCAAAAGTAGGGGACTTGTGGGTTGCAAACCGGGTTGAGGCACACAAGCGGCCGCGTAGCTCAATGTCACCGGTGATGGTATTTAACAAAGATGACTCACTCAAGTTAGTGGTTGGCTCTCCGGGCGGCAGCCGGATCATTAATTATGTTGCACAAACCATCATTGGCGTACTCGACTGGGGACTATCACCCCAGCAGGCGATTGACTTGCCAAGGGTGACAAATCGCAACCAATACACCACGCTGGAAAAGGGCACCGAGATCGCAAAATTAAAGCCAATTTTGGAAGCCAAAGGTCATACCGTCAGGGTCAGAGATCTCAACTCTGGAATTCACGCCATCGAGGTGAAAGATGATCTGTTAGTCGGTGGCGCCGATCCGCGCAGGGAAGGCGCAGCAATGGGCGAATCCAGCGAGTAA
- a CDS encoding NAD-dependent malic enzyme, which translates to MTKQSDPNYLYIPYSGPTLLETPLLNKGSAFSQRERENFNLTGLVPPRFETIEEQVERCYQQFSSFNDNLNKHIYLRAIQDNNETLYYRLVRDHLEEMMPIIYTPTVGDACEKFSDIYRSSRGLFISYEERHQIDDILRNATKNKVKVIVVTDGERILGLGDQGIGGMGIPIGKLALYTVCGGISPAYTLPVMLDVGTNNEKLLNDPMYMGARHKRISQEEYDEFLDLFIKAVKRRWPNVLLQFEDFAQPNAMPLLSRYRDEICCFNDDIQGTASVTVGSLLAACRVKGTKLSEQKVVFVGAGSAGCGIAEQIIAQMVSEGISDQQARSQIFMVDRYGLLTEGMEGLRDFQAALVQSKSALEAWSFSGEFASLLDVMHCAQPDILIGVSGQPGLFTEQVIKAMHTGCERPIIFPLSNPSRQVEAHPKNVIEWTQGQAIVATGSPFEPVEFDGQTYTIPQCNNSYIFPGIGLGVLAAKASRITESMLMVASETLAESSPWANTGKGSLLPSLVEIEPLSKRIAYAVAKKAMEEGVALEMPEDLIWAAIEKNYWLPEYRNYKRCSV; encoded by the coding sequence ATGACTAAACAATCCGATCCCAATTATCTCTACATTCCATACTCTGGCCCTACGCTTTTAGAAACGCCGCTATTAAATAAGGGCAGTGCATTTAGTCAGCGCGAGCGCGAGAACTTTAACCTGACAGGTCTCGTACCGCCACGCTTTGAAACTATTGAAGAGCAGGTCGAACGCTGCTATCAGCAGTTCTCTAGTTTCAACGACAACCTTAACAAGCATATTTATCTGCGTGCTATTCAGGACAACAACGAAACCTTGTATTACCGCCTGGTACGCGACCACCTTGAAGAAATGATGCCAATCATTTACACCCCAACGGTGGGTGATGCGTGTGAAAAGTTTTCAGATATCTATCGTAGTTCGCGCGGTTTGTTTATTTCGTATGAAGAGCGCCATCAAATCGACGACATTCTGCGCAACGCGACCAAAAATAAGGTCAAAGTTATCGTTGTGACCGACGGCGAGCGTATTTTGGGCCTGGGCGATCAGGGGATCGGCGGCATGGGTATTCCAATCGGTAAACTCGCGCTGTACACCGTCTGCGGCGGGATCAGCCCAGCCTACACCTTGCCTGTGATGCTTGATGTAGGTACAAATAACGAAAAACTACTCAACGACCCTATGTATATGGGCGCGCGTCATAAGCGTATTTCTCAGGAAGAGTATGACGAGTTCCTGGACTTATTCATCAAAGCGGTCAAACGTCGCTGGCCGAATGTGTTGCTGCAGTTTGAAGATTTCGCACAGCCTAACGCCATGCCATTACTGAGCCGCTACCGTGACGAGATCTGTTGCTTTAACGATGATATTCAGGGCACCGCCTCTGTGACTGTGGGCTCACTGTTAGCCGCTTGTCGTGTTAAAGGCACTAAGCTGTCTGAACAAAAAGTGGTATTTGTCGGTGCAGGCTCCGCCGGATGTGGTATTGCAGAGCAGATCATTGCGCAAATGGTATCCGAAGGCATTTCTGATCAACAAGCGCGTAGCCAGATCTTTATGGTTGACCGCTATGGCCTGCTGACTGAAGGTATGGAAGGGTTACGTGACTTCCAGGCAGCCTTAGTCCAGTCAAAATCAGCGCTAGAAGCCTGGAGCTTCAGTGGCGAATTTGCTTCGTTGCTGGACGTTATGCATTGTGCGCAGCCTGACATTCTGATCGGTGTATCGGGTCAGCCAGGGCTGTTTACCGAGCAAGTGATTAAGGCAATGCACACAGGCTGTGAGCGTCCAATTATCTTCCCGCTGAGCAACCCATCTCGTCAGGTAGAAGCACATCCAAAAAATGTGATTGAATGGACCCAGGGCCAGGCAATCGTGGCAACCGGTAGCCCATTCGAGCCAGTTGAGTTCGATGGCCAAACCTACACCATTCCGCAGTGTAACAACAGTTACATCTTCCCGGGCATTGGTCTGGGCGTGTTGGCAGCCAAAGCATCGCGCATTACCGAATCTATGCTGATGGTCGCCAGTGAAACACTTGCTGAGTCTTCGCCATGGGCTAACACCGGCAAAGGCAGCTTACTTCCTTCACTGGTTGAAATTGAGCCACTGAGCAAGCGCATTGCTTATGCCGTTGCTAAAAAAGCCATGGAAGAGGGCGTTGCGCTAGAAATGCCAGAAGATCTGATCTGGGCGGCAATTGAGAAGAACTACTGGTTACCTGAGTATCGTAACTATAAACGCTGTAGCGTATAA
- a CDS encoding SIMPL domain-containing protein, which produces MRSLLAAAIFAISTCAQAGSLPEGPHLYVKGMSSMEVQPDAAIIRVAITEKHKSLPDAKSNVDQVMAKAIQIAKDFNIKSNDIHAEQLNVHRQTRYNRTTNEEEFDGFRVSRSLTVKLKDLSEYPNLLQAFVDSGINQFNNTEFVVEDKVEYMKKLKKSAIEEAKAAARELADDFDVDLGRLYSVSFSPMNVPVQPYARGKMMAAEAMDVSQAYNTGDTTLTAEVYAVYFIE; this is translated from the coding sequence ATGCGCTCACTTTTAGCCGCTGCAATTTTTGCGATCAGTACCTGCGCACAAGCAGGCAGTTTACCCGAGGGTCCACATTTGTATGTAAAGGGCATGTCGTCAATGGAAGTGCAGCCTGATGCAGCCATTATTCGTGTCGCGATAACTGAAAAACACAAGTCATTACCGGATGCCAAATCTAATGTTGATCAGGTAATGGCAAAGGCTATCCAGATTGCGAAAGACTTTAACATTAAAAGCAACGATATCCATGCCGAGCAGCTAAATGTGCACCGCCAGACACGCTACAACCGCACCACTAACGAAGAAGAGTTCGACGGTTTCAGAGTAAGCCGCAGCCTGACGGTAAAACTCAAAGACCTTTCAGAATATCCTAATCTGCTTCAGGCTTTTGTAGACAGCGGTATCAATCAGTTTAATAACACTGAGTTTGTTGTTGAAGACAAAGTGGAATATATGAAAAAGCTTAAAAAGTCAGCCATTGAAGAAGCCAAAGCGGCCGCCAGAGAACTAGCCGATGACTTTGATGTGGACCTGGGCCGACTATATTCTGTGTCATTTTCACCGATGAACGTACCTGTACAGCCTTATGCCCGTGGTAAAATGATGGCCGCAGAAGCGATGGATGTCAGCCAGGCTTATAATACCGGAGACACAACACTGACTGCCGAAGTGTATGCGGTGTATTTTATCGAGTAA
- a CDS encoding ABC transporter substrate-binding protein, producing the protein MRYAILLIVCLCSVTVRSEPIHIDIISDYSPDSNQAPADLATQLLLKIEQTLQGKLTLDFMPASREREWRELVRNPNACLYNKVKTPEREAMALFTAYPLMSFPANRLILKNQPNIPDTISLGTAVRMGFSIGVSEGRSYGLEIDNFITANRNAFWVAEGNQSAYRLRTMLSQDKLDGIIEYSSVFINEHPSAQALNGYSFHAIEEAGLTIFGYIACAKSNEGKRAIDLLQAALQRPDLQQAIISAHTGLFFEQEEPFILRALHKAFNIQH; encoded by the coding sequence ATGCGCTACGCCATCTTACTTATTGTATGCCTTTGCTCGGTAACCGTAAGAAGTGAACCGATACACATAGACATTATCTCTGATTACTCTCCTGACTCAAACCAAGCGCCCGCCGACTTGGCAACCCAGTTACTTCTAAAAATAGAACAAACACTTCAGGGCAAATTAACCCTGGACTTTATGCCCGCCAGCCGCGAAAGGGAATGGCGCGAATTAGTACGTAACCCAAACGCCTGCTTGTACAACAAGGTTAAGACACCTGAACGCGAAGCCATGGCGCTGTTCACCGCTTATCCGCTGATGTCTTTTCCGGCAAATCGCCTGATCCTTAAAAACCAGCCAAACATCCCAGATACCATATCACTGGGAACTGCGGTCAGAATGGGGTTCAGCATAGGTGTGTCCGAAGGGCGCTCTTATGGCCTCGAGATTGACAACTTTATTACAGCTAACCGCAATGCATTTTGGGTTGCTGAGGGTAACCAAAGCGCCTATCGCCTCAGAACTATGCTGAGTCAGGACAAGCTGGATGGGATCATTGAATACAGCTCGGTATTCATCAATGAACATCCTTCAGCACAGGCCCTTAATGGCTACAGCTTTCACGCGATAGAAGAAGCAGGGTTGACCATTTTTGGCTATATCGCTTGTGCTAAATCGAACGAGGGTAAGCGAGCGATTGATCTGTTGCAAGCGGCGCTGCAAAGGCCTGATCTACAGCAAGCGATCATCTCCGCGCATACGGGACTATTTTTTGAACAAGAAGAGCCCTTCATACTGCGCGCTTTACACAAAGCGTTTAACATTCAGCATTGA
- a CDS encoding MAPEG family protein, protein MITGFFAAIFTLFYIKLSFDIIGLRHKHQVALGDGGHPALERAIRAHANFMEYTPLLLILLFALEFQGGQAIWLYLTGGTYLVGRILHSFALNMANLKLRVMGMALSFLSLLALSIINLYCYFV, encoded by the coding sequence ATGATAACAGGATTTTTTGCTGCCATATTTACCCTTTTCTATATCAAACTCAGCTTTGATATCATAGGTTTACGCCACAAGCACCAGGTAGCGCTCGGAGATGGTGGTCATCCCGCATTAGAGCGGGCGATCCGCGCCCATGCCAACTTTATGGAATACACGCCGCTGTTGTTAATTCTCTTGTTCGCACTGGAATTTCAGGGCGGTCAGGCAATTTGGTTGTATCTCACCGGCGGCACCTATTTAGTCGGCCGTATTTTGCATTCATTTGCGCTGAACATGGCTAATCTTAAGCTGCGTGTGATGGGAATGGCACTGAGCTTTTTATCATTACTGGCGCTGTCTATTATTAATCTTTATTGTTATTTTGTTTAA
- the rrtA gene encoding rhombosortase gives MFDLPLAPRYLLPPAFLIVLCAVLMLPPVQALLTFNRELIDQGEFWRILTSQYVHTNWTHWLLNVVGVVFIWVLHAEYRSPKTYAVHLLLLGLWTGLGIWLFCPDIRIYTGLSGLLHGVIVWGAIKDIKVGERTGVLLFLGILGKLAWEQYAGPSDEVGQLISSRVAIESHLIGAIGGVVLALPLLWQKK, from the coding sequence ATGTTTGATCTGCCGTTAGCACCTCGCTACCTTCTTCCACCTGCATTTTTGATTGTTCTTTGTGCGGTACTTATGCTGCCGCCTGTCCAGGCATTACTCACCTTCAACCGTGAGCTGATTGACCAGGGCGAATTTTGGCGGATCCTGACCAGCCAGTATGTTCATACCAACTGGACGCACTGGCTGCTAAATGTGGTCGGCGTGGTGTTTATCTGGGTGTTACATGCAGAGTACCGATCGCCTAAAACTTATGCCGTTCACCTGCTGCTGCTTGGGTTGTGGACCGGCCTGGGCATCTGGCTTTTTTGTCCGGATATCCGCATTTATACTGGTCTCAGTGGCTTGCTTCATGGCGTTATAGTCTGGGGGGCAATTAAGGATATTAAAGTAGGAGAAAGAACCGGTGTGCTGCTTTTTTTGGGCATTCTCGGTAAACTGGCCTGGGAGCAGTATGCGGGCCCCAGCGATGAAGTCGGTCAGCTAATTTCATCCCGTGTTGCGATTGAATCACATTTAATTGGTGCCATTGGCGGTGTGGTGCTGGCCCTGCCCTTGCTGTGGCAAAAGAAATAA